From the Lysinibacillus fusiformis genome, the window TACTAAAGGAATATTCCCCTCGGACTGCTCTTTTATCATCTGTGACACTTCAGTAGCAGCTTGCATGCCATAAGCTGCTACCATAAATGTGTCTAAATAAATCCATTCAACACGCTCTTTAGTTTTTGCAGGTAACATGTCCCAATCAACTTGTAATAAACGCTTTAATGCATCTTCAAAATGTTGAATTGACATCCCTACACCTCAATTATTGTTTATATGCCTTGCCTGGAACAAATGCACCAAATCCTGGCTCTTTTGTCACTTTCTCTCCATCATAAACGGTTTCGCCACGTACAATCGTTTGCACAACTTTTCCGTTTACCTCTTGTCCATGGAATGGTGAAATTTTCGAATATGAATGGAATAGGTTTTCATCTACTGTCCAAACAACTTCCGGATCAATAATTGCAAAATCTGCATCAAATCCTTCTGCAATACGGCCCTTATTCGGTATGCCATAAATATCTGCAGGATTTTGTGCCATTACTTTTGCAAAATGCACAGGTGAAAATCCTTTTTCTACTACCATACTTTCAAACATTAATGACCCCATAATATCTAAACCAGGCATACCGGATGCAGCTAGGAAAATATTATCTTTCCCTTTTTCTTTATGTGCCAATGACCAAGGAGCATGGTCCGAAGTAACAAAATCAAGATCATTCGTTTTTAGTTTCTCCCATAAGCCATCCACATCCTCTTGATAACGTAATGGTGGATTATTTTTTGCTTTTGGACCAAATTTATCTAAATCATCACAGTTTAATAGTAAGTAAGTGTAACAGGTTTCTGATGTTACTTTTGTCCCTTGCTCTTTAAACAGTTTGATTAATTCCAGCGTACGTGGGTGACTTACATGAACAATATGCAGCTTTGAATCTGTCCAATGCGCGAACTCCATAAGCTTTAATACAGCAGATGTTTCTGTATAAGGAGGACGGGTTTCCATATGTGCCTTC encodes:
- a CDS encoding dihydroorotase; this translates as MNQFEVVIQGQLVLPEKVVEGEIGVQNGKIVAISEGIGHLQATNIVNAQGKYVFPGLIDAHVHCFSNPDEGFEVTSAAAAAGGVTTFLDMPYDLPNPINNVEMFKEKVERLNKQSIVDICLWGTISKYDGVEQIKPLAEAGAVAFKMSTFETDAYRFPRIPDYEIIKAMEQLREYDLVAAFHAENDEIIVELIEDYQKAGKVYPKAHMETRPPYTETSAVLKLMEFAHWTDSKLHIVHVSHPRTLELIKLFKEQGTKVTSETCYTYLLLNCDDLDKFGPKAKNNPPLRYQEDVDGLWEKLKTNDLDFVTSDHAPWSLAHKEKGKDNIFLAASGMPGLDIMGSLMFESMVVEKGFSPVHFAKVMAQNPADIYGIPNKGRIAEGFDADFAIIDPEVVWTVDENLFHSYSKISPFHGQEVNGKVVQTIVRGETVYDGEKVTKEPGFGAFVPGKAYKQ